From one Kwoniella shandongensis chromosome 4, complete sequence genomic stretch:
- a CDS encoding glucosamine-6-phosphate deaminase: MRLTIRDTKDQVGNYIGDYIAKRINSFTPTPAHPNIVLGLPTGSSPLPVYKRLVELYKDGKVSFKDVITFNMDEYVGIPRDHSESYHTFMFSNFFSLIDIDPKNTHILNGNAEDLYKECEGYEAAIKAVGGIDLFLGGIGADGHIAFNEPGSSLTSRTRIKTLAYETILDNCRFFNNDLSLVPRMALTVGVQTVMDAKEVVLVVTGQNKSLALSQMIEGGVNHMVTASALQTHPWALVVCDEDATLELRVKTVKYFKSIEKVQDEVEAKYGPVASVRLGLSRATAA, translated from the exons atgagattgacTATCCGAGATACCAAAGATCAAGTAGGAAACTAC ATCGGCGACTACATTGCCAAACGGATCAACTCGTTCACTCCCACACCCGCTCATCCTAATATCGTACTTGGTCTGCCTACCGGATCATCACCTTTACCAGTGTACAAGAGGTTGGTAGAGCTGTACAAGGATGGTAAAGTGAGCTTTAAGGATGTGATCACAT TCAACATGGACGAATATGTTGGTATTCCTCGAGATCACTCGGAATCATACCATACTTTCATGTTCTCCAATTTCTTCTCCCTTATTGATATCGA CCCCAAGAACACCCACATCTTGAATGGTAATGCCGAAGACTTGTACAAGGAATGCGAAGGCTACGAGGCTGCTATCAAAGCAGTCGGCGGAATTGACCTTTTCCTCGGCGGTATCGGTGCGG ATGGACACATCGCTTTCAACGAG CCCGGCTCCTCCCTTACCTCTCGAACACGTATCAAGACCCTAGCTTACGAGACAATCCTCGACAATTGTCGTTTCTTCAATAACGACCTTTCCCTCGTCCCCCGTATGGCACTAACAGTCGGCGTCCAGACAGTTATGGATGCAAAAGAGGTAGTGTTGGTCGTCACCGGCCAAAATAAGAGTTTGGCATTGAGTCAGATGATCGAAGGTGGTGTTAATCATATG GTCACGGCGAGCGCTTTGCAAACTCATCCGTGGGCTTTGGTCGTATGCGA CGAAGACGCCACGCTCGAACTGCGCGTAAAGACCGTCAAATACTTCAAATCTATCGAAAAGGTACAAgacgaagtggaagcgaAATATGGTCCTGTCGCTTCTGTCAGACTCGGTTTGAGCAGAGCGACAGCCGCGTGA